Part of the Micromonospora rhizosphaerae genome is shown below.
GCCCTTCGGCGTCATCATCGGGAAGTCACCCATGAACACCGTCTGGCTCTTGATCTCGCCGGTGGTGTTGTTGGTGAACTCCGCGGTCACGAACAGCGGGGCGCAGTAGGTCAGGTCCTTCTCCTTGCACTCCTCGATCGAGGCCTTGACCTCGTCGAAGCGCGGCGCCGAGAAGGAGAGTGACATGGTGCCGGAGAAGTCCTCAATGGGACTGATCTCGTCGAGGATCTCCGCGAGACCCGAGCGTGCGTGCGGGTCGTTCGCCGACCGGCCCTGCCAAGCCTCGTTGCCGACCAGCCAGTCGAAGGACTCGTTCTGGATGGCGAGGAGGTTGGGGACCTCAAGATGTTCGGTGATCCTGCCGAAAGAAACTCGGCGGGGAGCGAAAGCGCTCGACGTACGACTGGTCTTCGCAGGGCGGGAAGCTGCCAAGATGCGTCCTTCCGAGGACCGGTGCTGCAGAACGGCTGGTATGCGTGCACTCCAATGACCCCACCAGAAATATCCGCAAACGGACATTTCCGAGCAGGGGTCAAGTCGGAAGGCAGCGCAAACTAGCAGTGTAGCCGAGAGGCTAACCGCTGTCCAGCCCACCCCGCAGGTCGTCGCGGAACTTGCCTCGGGACCCTGGAAAACCGGGTCTCACCGGGCCGCTCGGAACGCGACGTTCCCGCCGGGTCGCTCGGGTACCGCGGTGCTGGTGCTACCGCTGCCATACCCAAGTGGTGGCCGTTGCAAGCGCGGAAGGTCTTGCTGGTGTCAGCGTGCCTGGCAGGCCGGGGCCGCGTCAAGGGCCGGTTACCGGTCGGGGTGTCTTTCCCACCGACGGGCTACCACCGGGCACCGCTGGATAGCCGTACGAGGGACGCTGGACGCCCTGCTCACGCCGCTGCCGCCGGGTAGCCACCAACCACAGCGGGCGGTGATCCGTTCCCGGATCACCGCCCGCCGCGACGCGGTGTGCCCCGGCTCACGTGAGCCAGACGCGCGCTGGTCGTACCTCAGGTCACTTGACGGTGACCTTGGCGCCCTCGCCCTCGAGCTTGGCCTTGGCCTTGTCGGCGGTCTCCTTGTTGACCTTCTCCAGGACCGCCTTCGGCGCGGCCTCGACCAGGTCCTTGGCCTCCTTCAGGCCCAGGCCGGTCAGCTCACGCACGACCTTGATGACCTGGATCTTCTTGCCACCGTCGGCGTCGAGGACGACGTCGAACTCGTCCTTCTCCGGCTCGGCCTCGGCCGGAGCGGCACCCGGGGCGGCGGCGGCCACGGCGACCGGGGCGGCGGCGGTGACCTCGAAGGTCTCCTCGAACTGCTTCACGAACTCGGAGAGCTCGATCAGCGTCATCTCCTTGAACGCGTCGAGCAGCTCTTCGGTGCTGAGCTTCGCCATGTCTGGCGTCCTTTCCTGAATGTCTTAACTAAGAACGTGGGTGCGCCGGGAGGCCTCAGGCCGCCTCGGCGCCTTCCTTCTCGCGCTTGTCCGCCAGGGCGGCCGCCGCACGGGCGGCCTTGGAGAGCGGAGCCTGGAACAGGGCCGCGGCCTTGCTCAGGTTGCCCTTCATCGCGCCGGCCAGCTTGGCCAGCAGCACCTCAC
Proteins encoded:
- the rplL gene encoding 50S ribosomal protein L7/L12, encoding MAKLSTEELLDAFKEMTLIELSEFVKQFEETFEVTAAAPVAVAAAAPGAAPAEAEPEKDEFDVVLDADGGKKIQVIKVVRELTGLGLKEAKDLVEAAPKAVLEKVNKETADKAKAKLEGEGAKVTVK